The stretch of DNA AGCCTGACCGTCGGCGACGCCCGTGAGGTGCTCGGCGACGACCACCTGCACGCGATCCTCGTCGTCGAGGGGGCGCTGCTGCGCGGCGTGATCGTGGAGGGCGACGTCCCGGACGACGCCAGGAACGACCAGCCTGCCCTCGTCCATGCCCGGCTGGAGGGTCGCACCGTGCGGGTCGGCACCACGCTGGACGAGGCCCGCGAGCTCCTCGAGCAGTCCCGGTCGCGCCGGCTCGCCGTCGTCGA from Aeromicrobium erythreum encodes:
- a CDS encoding CBS domain-containing protein, giving the protein MTAAVGRPSPVVEDAMLRRPKSWPMSLTVGDAREVLGDDHLHAILVVEGALLRGVIVEGDVPDDARNDQPALVHARLEGRTVRVGTTLDEARELLEQSRSRRLAVVDAAGALVGLLCLKRHGRGFCSDAGVEARRASRASERPV